One part of the Aurantibacillus circumpalustris genome encodes these proteins:
- a CDS encoding ice-binding family protein, producing MKSKKIITAIAIVAIAMSSACKKKTTVTPVPNPTNPTNVITLQSTIQSPVNLAGATSIAILAGTGITNTGATIITGDMGLSPGTSMGGFPPGILNGVLHINDAIANQAKLDLTAAYNDAAGRTATDIVTLSGNIGGLTLTPGLYKSTSSLAISSGDLTFDAKGNKDAIFIIQIASALTTTSDRKVILIGSAQASNIFWQVGSSATLGTTSVFKGTIMAMQSISFNTGASLNGRALARTGAVTLEGNSVVN from the coding sequence ATGAAATCAAAAAAAATAATTACTGCAATTGCCATTGTAGCAATTGCAATGTCAAGTGCTTGCAAAAAGAAAACTACAGTTACGCCGGTTCCTAATCCAACAAATCCAACAAATGTTATTACCCTTCAATCGACTATTCAATCACCAGTAAATCTTGCGGGAGCTACTAGCATCGCAATTCTTGCGGGTACTGGAATTACCAATACTGGTGCAACAATCATTACAGGTGATATGGGATTAAGTCCAGGAACATCAATGGGCGGATTTCCTCCCGGAATATTAAATGGTGTTCTTCATATTAATGATGCCATCGCCAACCAAGCGAAACTAGATCTTACAGCAGCTTACAATGATGCTGCAGGAAGAACCGCAACGGATATTGTAACATTATCGGGTAATATTGGTGGACTAACCTTAACGCCAGGTTTGTATAAATCAACTTCGTCATTAGCGATTTCTTCGGGTGATTTAACCTTTGATGCTAAAGGAAATAAGGATGCTATTTTTATTATTCAGATTGCTTCGGCATTAACTACAACTTCTGATCGCAAAGTCATTTTAATTGGCAGTGCTCAAGCTTCCAATATTTTTTGGCAAGTAGGTAGTTCTGCAACATTAGGAACCACTTCTGTTTTTAAAGGAACGATTATGGCTATGCAGTCTATTTCATTTAACACTGGCGCTTCGCTTAATGGCAGAGCACTTGCAAGAACGGGTGCTGTAACACTTGAAGGGAATTCAGTTGTGAATTAG
- a CDS encoding lmo0937 family membrane protein codes for MGNLLYTVAVVLIIIWAIGFLGFHTGGIIHVLLVIAVIAVILRLIKGDRIV; via the coding sequence ATGGGAAATTTACTTTACACCGTAGCAGTTGTGCTAATTATTATCTGGGCAATTGGCTTTTTAGGATTTCACACTGGTGGAATAATACATGTATTACTTGTTATTGCAGTAATTGCTGTGATATTAAGACTGATAAAAGGAGATAGAATTGTTTAA
- a CDS encoding ice-binding family protein, whose protein sequence is MKTKNTKKSLFLALLLSPMIQFAQAPNLGSAANFVLFSSNGAVSNTGLSQVTGNVGTNNGSSTAFGNVNGVMHDNDGASALCATDVLAAYNQLNALVPTFFPAPLLGNGQVLNAGIYSISGNASLNLELKLDGQSNPNAVFVIQIQGALSTAASSKVKLVNGALACNVFWKVEGQVSMASGSTMRGTIIANNAAININVGDTLEGRALSTTGAVSIDGALVYTPVGCGSPLLTGPAAPNLGTAACYAIFSSDGAVNNSGVSTITGDVGTNNGSTTGFNPLLVTGTVHPIPDVATAQCAADLLVAYNYLNTLPYDIELLYPAQFGLGLVLTPHVYRMGGAATFVDTLYLNAMGNANAVFVMQVNGAFSTSTYSKVKLINGTQSKNVFWKIEGAVDINDYSVFRGTIICNNAALGAINTGVMLDGRALTTSGALSTFAITAVIPSTCVNVPTGIKSFGDLNTSVTIYPNPFNTSLNISVNDASLNPNHELKIYDVVGKEMMSIKISEALTTIDTANLSSGIYFYKLFLGEEIIQSGKLVSR, encoded by the coding sequence ATGAAAACAAAAAATACCAAAAAGAGTTTGTTCTTAGCATTACTTCTAAGTCCAATGATACAATTTGCACAAGCACCTAATTTAGGTAGCGCAGCAAATTTCGTATTGTTTTCTTCGAACGGAGCAGTGAGTAATACAGGATTATCTCAGGTAACAGGAAATGTAGGAACAAACAATGGTTCAAGTACTGCATTTGGAAATGTAAACGGTGTAATGCACGATAACGACGGAGCAAGTGCTCTATGCGCTACCGACGTACTAGCTGCTTACAATCAATTAAATGCATTAGTGCCTACGTTTTTTCCGGCGCCTTTGTTAGGTAATGGTCAAGTTTTAAACGCAGGTATCTATTCCATTTCAGGTAATGCAAGTTTAAATTTAGAATTAAAATTAGATGGGCAATCGAATCCGAATGCGGTTTTTGTAATTCAAATACAAGGGGCATTATCAACTGCAGCTTCATCAAAGGTGAAGTTAGTTAACGGTGCACTTGCCTGTAATGTTTTTTGGAAAGTAGAAGGTCAAGTAAGTATGGCATCTGGTTCAACCATGCGTGGAACTATTATTGCGAATAATGCAGCAATCAATATAAATGTAGGCGACACACTTGAAGGAAGAGCACTTTCTACTACTGGTGCAGTTTCTATTGATGGAGCACTTGTTTATACACCGGTTGGTTGTGGAAGTCCATTACTTACAGGTCCAGCAGCTCCGAATTTAGGTACAGCTGCTTGTTATGCAATTTTTTCGAGTGATGGTGCAGTAAATAATAGCGGTGTTTCCACTATTACAGGAGATGTAGGAACTAACAACGGTTCTACAACAGGTTTTAATCCTTTATTAGTTACAGGAACGGTTCATCCAATCCCTGATGTGGCCACGGCACAGTGCGCGGCTGATTTATTAGTTGCTTACAATTATTTAAATACATTGCCTTACGATATTGAACTTTTGTATCCTGCACAGTTTGGATTAGGTCTGGTTCTTACTCCCCATGTTTACCGCATGGGTGGTGCTGCAACATTTGTTGATACACTGTATTTAAATGCTATGGGAAATGCGAATGCAGTTTTTGTTATGCAAGTGAACGGAGCGTTTTCTACATCAACGTATTCTAAAGTAAAATTAATTAATGGTACACAATCTAAAAATGTGTTTTGGAAAATAGAAGGTGCGGTGGATATTAATGACTACAGCGTGTTTAGAGGAACTATTATTTGTAACAACGCAGCTTTGGGAGCTATTAATACAGGAGTTATGCTTGATGGAAGAGCTTTAACCACCAGTGGAGCTTTAAGCACATTTGCTATAACAGCTGTTATCCCAAGTACGTGTGTTAACGTTCCCACAGGCATTAAAAGTTTTGGTGATTTAAATACGTCTGTTACAATTTATCCTAATCCATTTAATACGTCATTAAACATAAGTGTTAATGATGCTTCGTTAAATCCAAATCATGAATTGAAAATTTATGATGTTGTAGGAAAAGAAATGATGAGTATAAAAATTTCAGAAGCATTAACTACAATTGATACCGCTAATCTAAGCTCAGGAATATATTTTTATAAATTATTTCTCGGCGAAGAAATTATTCAATCAGGAAAATTAGTTTCTAGGTAA
- a CDS encoding YtxH domain-containing protein, whose product MNTGKVVLGVLTGVAVGAILGILFAPEKGSDTRANIARKTSDMGDGIKTKFEDLLAGLNEKFDDLKSKSSEILENGKGKAEEIKRTIKSDIA is encoded by the coding sequence ATGAACACAGGAAAAGTAGTATTAGGGGTATTAACAGGCGTAGCAGTTGGCGCAATTTTAGGAATATTGTTCGCACCTGAAAAAGGGTCAGATACAAGAGCTAATATAGCAAGAAAGACCTCTGATATGGGTGATGGTATTAAAACCAAATTCGAAGATTTGTTGGCTGGTTTAAATGAAAAATTTGACGACCTTAAAAGTAAGTCGAGTGAAATTTTGGAAAACGGTAAAGGTAAAGCCGAAGAAATAAAAAGAACCATAAAAAGCGATATCGCTTAA
- a CDS encoding porin family protein, producing MKKITLIAAITFAALFSAVAQDKNNTTDFRSRFTLGAKAGVNYSNVYDSKGDQFVAKSKLGFAGGLFFAIPIGKLIGIQPEILFSQKGFKATGSILDGPYILTRTTSYIDIPVFFAFKPSEFLTLLAGPQLSFLVKQKDEFKNGTTTIAQELAFQNENGRKNTLCAVLGADLTMKHFVVGVRAGWDVQSNIGSGSDLTPRYKNVWYQATIGYRFYSE from the coding sequence ATGAAAAAGATAACACTAATAGCCGCTATAACTTTTGCCGCTTTGTTTTCAGCAGTTGCACAAGATAAAAACAACACAACGGACTTCCGTTCACGTTTTACACTTGGCGCAAAAGCAGGAGTAAATTATTCGAACGTTTACGATTCGAAAGGGGATCAATTTGTCGCGAAATCAAAACTAGGTTTTGCAGGAGGTTTATTTTTTGCAATACCAATTGGCAAGTTAATCGGAATTCAACCAGAAATACTTTTTTCACAAAAAGGATTTAAAGCAACCGGAAGTATCCTTGATGGTCCATATATTCTAACAAGAACTACGAGCTATATTGATATTCCTGTTTTCTTTGCTTTTAAACCAAGTGAATTTTTAACGCTACTTGCAGGACCTCAACTTTCGTTTTTAGTAAAACAAAAAGACGAATTTAAAAATGGTACCACAACCATTGCGCAGGAACTTGCTTTTCAAAATGAAAATGGACGGAAGAATACCCTGTGTGCAGTTTTAGGCGCTGATCTTACCATGAAGCATTTTGTTGTAGGGGTTAGAGCGGGTTGGGACGTGCAAAGTAATATTGGTAGTGGATCAGATTTGACACCACGTTATAAAAATGTTTGGTACCAAGCAACAATTGGCTACCGCTTTTATTCGGAGTAA
- a CDS encoding serine hydrolase: protein MKKIVLLALISFTSAFQISKGQNLYFPPLSSAANWETISPTSLGWCQNRIDSLYTFLQQQDTKGFIVLKDGKIVLEKYFGTFTTDSLWYWASAGKTITSFLVGKAQEENYLSINDSSSKYLGAGWTNCTLAQEGKIKIRNQLTMTSGLDDGTADSYCTLDTCLDYLADAGTRWAYHNAPYTLLESVITAATGTSINNYTQNKLTLKTGISGIWAFSGYNNVFFSKIRSMARFGLLMQNNCIWNTDTLLYDAAYINQMTNTSQNLNLSYGYLWWLNGKSSFMAPSTQFVFPGSYAPAAPSDMFAGLGKNGQIVSVSKSAGLVVIRMGNQVGNTEVTTQLCNSIWEKLNAAICNLTYLNETSSNQNSISIFPNPANSVINVALPSDESFQIEILNPIGETIFKLVNQNKIDISNFTNGLYLISVKQGQNIYYKKIIKR from the coding sequence ATGAAAAAAATAGTTTTACTCGCACTAATCAGTTTTACAAGTGCATTTCAAATATCAAAAGGCCAAAACCTCTATTTCCCGCCATTAAGCAGTGCTGCCAATTGGGAGACCATTTCTCCTACTTCGTTGGGCTGGTGTCAAAATAGAATTGATAGCTTATATACTTTTTTGCAACAGCAAGACACCAAAGGTTTTATAGTGCTAAAAGATGGCAAAATAGTTTTAGAAAAATACTTCGGAACATTTACAACTGATAGTTTATGGTATTGGGCATCAGCCGGAAAAACAATTACTTCCTTTTTAGTTGGTAAAGCTCAGGAAGAAAATTATTTGTCTATTAACGATTCCTCGTCAAAATACTTAGGAGCAGGCTGGACCAATTGCACATTAGCACAGGAGGGTAAAATAAAAATCAGAAATCAACTAACAATGACATCCGGCCTTGACGATGGTACCGCAGATAGTTATTGCACTCTCGACACTTGCTTAGATTATTTAGCGGATGCCGGAACTCGCTGGGCTTATCACAACGCACCTTATACACTTTTAGAAAGTGTTATAACTGCCGCAACCGGAACTTCAATAAACAATTACACTCAAAACAAATTAACACTAAAAACTGGCATTTCAGGAATTTGGGCGTTTAGTGGGTATAACAATGTTTTTTTTAGTAAAATCAGAAGTATGGCTCGTTTTGGTTTATTAATGCAAAATAATTGTATTTGGAATACGGATACCTTACTGTATGATGCAGCCTACATCAACCAAATGACAAATACTTCGCAAAATCTGAATCTTTCATACGGCTATTTGTGGTGGTTAAATGGAAAATCATCCTTCATGGCTCCATCCACACAATTTGTTTTTCCAGGATCATACGCTCCTGCTGCACCCAGTGATATGTTTGCAGGACTTGGAAAAAACGGACAAATTGTTAGTGTCTCTAAAAGCGCAGGTTTAGTGGTAATTAGAATGGGTAATCAAGTAGGTAATACTGAAGTGACCACGCAATTATGCAACAGTATTTGGGAAAAACTAAATGCGGCGATCTGCAACCTAACTTACCTAAATGAAACTAGTTCTAATCAGAATAGCATTTCAATCTTTCCTAATCCAGCTAATTCAGTAATAAATGTTGCCTTGCCTTCCGATGAAAGTTTTCAGATTGAAATTCTAAATCCAATTGGCGAAACGATTTTCAAATTGGTAAATCAAAATAAAATTGACATCTCCAATTTCACAAACGGACTTTATCTTATCTCTGTCAAACAAGGGCAAAATATCTATTACAAAAAAATCATCAAACGCTAG
- a CDS encoding helix-turn-helix domain-containing protein: MVSNRCKMAVKEELKKLDLHFVLVDLGEVEVMEDLSTDSLLQLKLALQKVGLELMDDKKAMLIEKIKNVITEMIHNSDEVLKVNYSDFLSEKLDYDYTYLSNIFSEMKGITIQQFIIQHKIERVKELLLYDELNLTEISYKMNYSSVAHLSNQFKKITGLSPSHYMQLKDKKRKPIEDIGNFTEESND, encoded by the coding sequence ATGGTAAGCAATCGCTGCAAAATGGCGGTAAAGGAAGAGCTAAAAAAACTAGACTTGCACTTTGTGTTAGTTGATTTGGGAGAAGTTGAAGTAATGGAGGATTTATCTACCGATTCTTTGTTACAGCTTAAATTGGCTTTGCAAAAAGTTGGTCTTGAGTTAATGGACGATAAAAAAGCCATGCTTATTGAAAAAATTAAGAATGTAATTACTGAGATGATTCATAACTCTGATGAAGTTTTAAAAGTTAATTACTCTGATTTTTTGAGTGAAAAGCTCGACTACGATTACACTTATTTATCGAATATTTTTTCGGAAATGAAAGGTATTACCATACAACAGTTTATCATTCAACATAAAATTGAACGCGTAAAAGAACTGTTGTTGTACGACGAACTCAATTTAACCGAAATATCCTACAAAATGAATTACAGCAGTGTGGCCCATTTGTCGAACCAATTTAAAAAGATTACAGGACTTTCACCTTCGCACTATATGCAATTAAAGGATAAGAAAAGAAAACCGATAGAAGATATTGGGAATTTTACTGAAGAATCAAACGATTGA
- a CDS encoding PAS domain-containing sensor histidine kinase: protein MNKSKISISLVSLVSLLVFTLLSFGIFGTIYYNHLKKLELEKLNENLETTVNQLSKGLSVAVWNFDEDQIKNVLKSGLQNKSIDAVSIELNDIEKTRLSIVRDASLELKIVRTIAVPKPDAIILSAEISYDDENIGKVIINGTSQFVLEELKKETKFLGSFILLVIGLLISGVVYIYFTIVIKPLKYLEQYALAFNFENYNSNPMKKKKFFKEPENLGLSLQKMVTTLGSNYKKLEESEKRFKDMTNLLPVSVYETDLNGKLTFINKTGLAMFGYNNDDLERGLSILDFISSDDKERAALNAANILNGTKNSGGNEYNFVKQAFVTFPARVYSLPILLDGKIIGMRGVGIDLTIERENETKLHELTELNYKKEKEAEKLRALSLIEGQEEERLRISREIHDGIGQMMTAIKLSMEGINSSLENAENDKFEYTKSLVHEVISELRQVSKDLSPTFLYEYGLYPSVNQLTNGINRMDVIQANFNSNIQEQRFSSFIEITLYRIIQEVINNALKYSKASVLIINLIQDAEFLELSVIDDGIGFDMASKSCLNGAGGNGLRNMASRANLLGAEFKITSSPGEGTQISLQIPIEDSTLISDELS from the coding sequence ATGAATAAGTCAAAAATTTCAATAAGCCTGGTTTCGCTGGTATCGCTACTAGTATTCACCTTACTCTCTTTTGGTATTTTTGGAACGATTTATTATAATCATCTTAAGAAACTAGAATTAGAAAAATTAAATGAAAATTTAGAAACTACTGTTAATCAGCTTTCAAAAGGTCTATCAGTAGCTGTATGGAACTTTGATGAGGATCAAATAAAAAATGTTTTAAAAAGCGGATTGCAAAATAAAAGTATTGACGCCGTTTCCATTGAACTAAATGATATTGAGAAAACACGTTTGTCGATCGTTCGAGATGCGTCTTTGGAATTAAAAATTGTAAGAACAATTGCAGTGCCTAAACCAGATGCAATAATACTCAGCGCTGAAATTTCTTATGATGATGAAAATATAGGAAAGGTAATTATTAATGGAACTAGTCAATTTGTACTGGAAGAATTAAAAAAAGAAACCAAGTTTCTTGGGAGTTTTATATTGTTAGTGATTGGTTTGTTGATTAGTGGAGTAGTATACATTTATTTTACCATTGTCATTAAACCACTTAAATATTTGGAGCAATATGCATTGGCTTTCAATTTTGAGAATTACAATTCAAATCCAATGAAAAAGAAAAAGTTTTTCAAGGAGCCCGAGAATCTTGGACTTTCACTTCAAAAAATGGTTACAACTTTAGGTAGTAATTATAAAAAACTGGAAGAAAGTGAAAAGCGATTTAAAGATATGACTAACTTGTTACCAGTGTCGGTTTATGAAACAGACCTTAATGGGAAACTCACTTTTATTAATAAGACTGGTCTTGCAATGTTTGGATATAACAATGACGATTTAGAAAGAGGACTTTCAATTTTAGATTTTATTAGTTCTGATGATAAAGAACGTGCAGCGTTGAATGCAGCAAATATTCTGAATGGAACCAAAAATTCCGGTGGAAATGAATACAATTTTGTTAAACAGGCTTTTGTGACCTTTCCAGCTAGGGTTTATTCCTTGCCAATATTGCTAGATGGTAAAATAATTGGTATGCGTGGTGTCGGTATTGACCTCACTATTGAACGAGAAAACGAGACAAAGCTTCATGAGCTCACTGAATTAAATTACAAGAAAGAAAAAGAAGCTGAAAAGCTAAGGGCTCTTTCACTCATTGAAGGTCAGGAAGAAGAAAGATTACGGATTTCAAGAGAAATTCATGATGGAATTGGACAAATGATGACGGCGATTAAGCTGAGTATGGAAGGCATAAACTCCTCTTTAGAGAATGCTGAAAATGATAAATTTGAATACACTAAATCACTTGTTCACGAAGTGATTTCGGAATTAAGACAAGTTTCAAAAGATCTTTCGCCTACTTTTCTGTATGAATATGGCCTTTACCCTTCGGTAAATCAACTGACTAATGGAATCAACCGAATGGATGTTATTCAGGCAAATTTTAACTCCAACATACAAGAACAGAGATTTTCTTCTTTTATTGAAATTACGCTTTATAGAATTATTCAAGAGGTAATAAACAATGCCTTAAAGTACTCTAAAGCAAGTGTGCTCATCATTAATCTTATTCAAGACGCTGAATTTTTAGAATTAAGTGTTATCGATGACGGTATCGGATTTGACATGGCATCTAAAAGCTGTTTAAATGGTGCTGGCGGTAACGGTTTAAGAAATATGGCTTCCAGAGCTAATTTATTAGGAGCGGAATTTAAGATTACGAGTTCTCCTGGTGAAGGAACTCAAATTAGTTTGCAGATTCCTATAGAAGATTCCACTTTAATAAGTGATGAGCTTTCATAA
- a CDS encoding substrate-binding periplasmic protein: protein MFKSKIKYNHFKFKFLFIILVAVSALSICLSPSLFSNQSNNYFKNDSSYLFKQRKLCLIDTTSENKVMNYIYNAPESEKDERYGYHWEILKTALEKTKKKYGLYKMTRAKFMTERRQLHEIKKGSKEINIMYLGTTQELERDLLPIRIPVDKNLGGYCVMLIRKEDQEKINRIKTLEDFRKLSIGLGYGWIDVSILEHNKFNVVTGSSYEGLFKMLANKRFDVFSRSAVEIIDEFNLRSKEFKNLKIEDSLLLYYPLPMYFWFSKNEKGLKLKKRAEEGMRMMIKDGSYDSIFNRYHGKKTQILNLRKRKIFKVENPFLVAETPFSDLSLWYNPISRK from the coding sequence ATGTTTAAAAGTAAAATAAAATACAATCACTTTAAGTTCAAATTCTTATTTATTATTTTAGTTGCAGTTAGTGCTCTAAGTATTTGCCTTTCGCCAAGTTTATTTTCAAATCAAAGCAATAATTATTTTAAGAATGATTCTTCTTATTTGTTTAAACAAAGAAAATTATGTTTAATAGACACTACTTCTGAAAATAAAGTAATGAACTATATATATAATGCTCCTGAATCTGAAAAGGATGAACGTTACGGTTATCACTGGGAAATACTAAAAACAGCCTTAGAAAAGACTAAAAAAAAGTACGGACTTTATAAAATGACACGAGCAAAATTTATGACTGAAAGACGTCAGTTGCACGAAATTAAAAAGGGCTCAAAAGAAATTAACATTATGTATTTGGGGACCACGCAAGAATTGGAAAGAGACTTGTTGCCAATACGAATTCCGGTTGACAAAAATTTAGGTGGTTATTGTGTTATGTTAATTCGAAAAGAGGACCAAGAAAAAATTAATCGAATCAAAACTTTGGAAGATTTCAGAAAACTGTCAATTGGTTTGGGGTATGGTTGGATAGACGTGAGTATTCTCGAACACAACAAGTTTAATGTAGTTACAGGCTCTAGCTACGAAGGACTTTTTAAAATGTTGGCAAATAAACGATTCGATGTGTTTTCAAGGTCGGCGGTTGAGATTATAGATGAGTTTAATTTGAGGAGTAAGGAGTTTAAGAATTTAAAAATAGAAGACAGTCTGTTACTTTATTATCCATTACCGATGTATTTTTGGTTCTCGAAAAATGAAAAAGGCTTAAAACTTAAAAAGCGTGCAGAAGAGGGAATGCGGATGATGATAAAGGATGGTAGTTATGATTCGATTTTTAATAGATACCACGGTAAAAAGACACAAATTTTGAATTTACGAAAAAGGAAAATATTTAAAGTTGAAAACCCTTTTCTTGTTGCAGAAACACCATTCTCGGATCTGAGTCTTTGGTACAACCCAATTAGTCGCAAATAA